A genomic window from Ascaphus truei isolate aAscTru1 chromosome 1, aAscTru1.hap1, whole genome shotgun sequence includes:
- the LOC142471470 gene encoding uncharacterized protein LOC142471470, with amino-acid sequence MLLLYIVAPGGHVSPEMEQVSSPGSASSTLLEEHHGDEDDEYDEDDATEETEIQSCDHEEVPIETVVPPNRPSTSTYDAIVASEGKIVDAENRRHSDMMTVLERMIGLQEETVSQLAHLHRVFIEVPKQLQKINTSFEALVVQQTQANYWRMTNVPQFNTSQPGSVHAGQFSPHSSDIHSPGPNVTGQVADIAVQVPDDILPLPSVQIQQQTPTKEATKTKQDTHETDQPSLVQCLPTCSHVSLGTSPVREQSLPKSPVGESLPKSPVGESLPKSPVGESLPKSPVGESLPKSPVGESLPKSPVGESLPKSPVGESLATSPVGESLATSPVGEQSLATSPAREVPEATQSGSVVPKVGGKRKRKIQETTSRPVTRSQKEQKK; translated from the exons atgttattgttatatatagttgcccctggaggacatgtgtcacctgagatggaacaagtgtcttcacctgggtcagccagctcaacactactagaag aacatcatggtgatgaggatgatgagtatgatgaggatgacgccacagaagagactgaaatacaatcatgtgaccatgaagaggtgccaatagaaactgttgtaccgccaaatcgtccatcaacttccacatacgatgcaattgtagcttcagagggaaaaatagtggacgcagaaaatcgtcgccattcagacatgatgacagtgctggaaaggatgattggactgcaggaagaaacagtatcacaattggcacatctccacagagtcttcattgaagtgcctaaacagttgcaaaaaatcaacacctcattcgaagcattagttgttcagcaaacacaagctaattactggagaatgactaatgtaccacaattcaacacctcccagccaggatctgttcatgcaggtcagttttcaccacattcatctgatattcattcaccaggcccaaatgttaccggtcaagtagcagacattgctgtgcaggttcctgatgacatcctaccgctgccatctgtacaaattcagcagcagacacctacaaaggaggcgacaaaaacaaaacaagacacacatgaaacagaccaaccatcacttgtgcagtgtctaccaacttgctcacatgtgtcactgggcacaagccctgtccgtgaacagtcactacccaaaagccctgtaggtgagtcgctgcccaaaagccctgtaggtgaatcgctgcccaaaagccctgtaggtgagtcgctgcccaaaagccctgtaggtgaatcgctgcccaaaagccctgtaggtgaatcgctgcccaaaagccctgtaggtgaatcactgcccaaaagccctgtaggtgagtcactggccacaagccctgtaggtgagtcactggccacaagccccgtaggtgaacagtcactggccacaagccctgcccgtgaagtgccagaggccactcaaagtggctctgttgtgcctaaagttggtggcaaaagaaaaaggaaaattcaagagacaacaagcaggcctgttactcgctcgcaaaaggaacaaaaaaaataa